A genomic region of Dunckerocampus dactyliophorus isolate RoL2022-P2 chromosome 8, RoL_Ddac_1.1, whole genome shotgun sequence contains the following coding sequences:
- the nmur3 gene encoding neuromedin-U receptor 2 — protein sequence MSSASSCRNMEPFCQGCSSNISKALNNTSVPPSNTTDLNAEINLSDILGPKRSPFFFPVFSVYLLIFLIGVSGNLLTCAVVAKHKKMRNPTNLYLVSLAMSDLLMLAFGMPLEIYDLWQNYPFPFGEGGCYFKTFIFETVCFASILNVTALSVERYIAVVHPLKTRYLTTKRHSKRVISMVWAASMVCAIPNTSLHGIFYLPGRMRESAICAVVKPLWIYNMLMQITTVCFFFVPMMVISVLYLVMGLHLVRERRRRSGNFGKKWRGDSRVKIHEEGGRRMQIVKMLSIVVAVFGVCWAPFHVERLLWSSIHQWTDLMHNIYQYVHILSGVLFYLSSAVNPVIYSLISTRFRECFRELVCSQMEDSYSERGSPPLPKTLPVPSIAMAQIVEQNSNSLIPLLSPPTTRGFDATRPCEETAHRTSVF from the exons ATGTCCAGTGCTTCCTCCTGCCGTAACATGGAGCCCTTTTGTCAAGGCTGCTCATCAAACATCTCCAAAGCGCTCAACAACACCAGTGTACCCCCCAGCAACACCACTGACCTCAACGCTGAAATCAACCTCTCTGACATCCTGGGACCCAAACGCTCTCCCTTCTTCTTCCCAGTCTTCAGCGTTTACCTCCTCATCTTCCTGATTGGCGTGAGTGGCAATCTGCTCACCTGTGCAGTCGTGGCCAAGCACAAGAAGATGCGCAACCCCACCAACCTCTACTTGGTCAGCCTGGCCATGTCCGACCTGCTCATGCTAGCCTTCGGGATGCCGTTGGAGATCTATGACCTGTGGCAGAACTACCCGTTCCCCTTCGGTGAGGGCGGCTGCTACTTCAAGACCTTCATCTTCGAGACGGTGTGCTTTGCCTCCATCCTAAATGTCACGGCTCTAAGCGTGGAGAGGTACATCGCTGTGGTGCATCCACTCAAGACCCGCTACCTCACCACCAAGCGGCACTCCAAGAGGGTCATTTCCATGGTGTGGGCCGCGTCCATGGTGTGCGCTATTCCCAACACCTCGCTGCACGGCATCTTCTACCTGCCGGGCAGGATGCGGGAGTCGGCCATATGCGCGGTGGTGAAGCCCCTGTGGATCTACAACATGCTGATGCAGATCACCACCGTATGCTTCTTTTTCGTGCCCATGATGGTGATCAGTGTACTGTACCTGGTCATGGGCCTTCACTTGGTCAGGGAGAGGCGGCGGCGGAGCGGCAACTTCGGGAAGAAGTGGAGGGGCGACTCCCGAGTCAAAATCCACGAGGAGGGCGGTCGGCGGATGCAAATAGTCAAGATGCTCT CCATCGTGGTTGCAGTGTTTGGTGTCTGCTGGGCACCTTTTCATGTGGAGCGCCTGCTGTGGAGTTCCATCCACCAGTGGACTGACCTGATGCACAACATCTACCAGTACGTGCACATCCTGTCAGGGGTCCTCTTCTACCTCAGTTCGGCGGTCAACCCGGTCATCTACAGCCTGATCTCCACGCGATTCCGGGAGTGCTTCCGGGAGCTTGTGTGCTCCCAGATGGAGGACAGCTACTCGGAACGAGGCTCGCCGCCGCTCCCCAAGACTCTACCGGTTCCCTCCATCGCCATGGCCCAGATTGTGGAGCAGAACTCCAACTCACTCATCCCCTTATTGTCTCCTCCTACGACACGAGGCTTTGACGCCACACGTCCATGTGAGGAGACGGCCCACAGGACCTCGGTGTTCTGA
- the lactbl1b gene encoding putative beta-lactamase-like 1 isoform X3: protein MKVKWTQVGLVFFLVLSVVMTGCFFWQYQIPKIQPDEVLGRNSKSEIRCPRFPEPLPLQHPIPSLKDALEKVDVLLRHSINPISLPALSSIVILNDTVLWTGNFGKRNSSDAFSGPPNEYTIYRIASLSKIFPTLMLYRLWEEGKISSLDDPLEKYVENFTIKNPMGKTRDSELKYVTDGLIFLDSGEVPIRSSSVTLRRMASQLSGLPRRLRATNLLWKGKTQSAINLLQDDVLVADPGTKCHYSNLAFSLLAHVMAERVVSVDYQRWITDNILDRLGMEDTGFDITPGLQGQVAVGVYSNGKPAPLYDLGWYRPSGQMFSTAADLAKLAMMLLGAYHRKLLEPDSLKIMLTPLFRCDKDYFANRTGTPWEVNELLGYEVVRKDGDLDGYSATFSLVPRLKLGLVVLMAGSRSQKQDVVAKVYQQIIPAVENAFREAKRVLVAPPNPEAYVGFFTYSNITFYEIKAGSDGVLIMQQFGPQIEELIPEKYRTIKLNYLVERVFRVVFEREYPCVLRVSSASVSLEAQDGQLFNFYTYDKRGLSPGFDAPGLNTYNVVRIARKPSFSS from the exons ATGAAGTGCTGGGTCGCAACTCCAAATCAGAGATAAGGTGTCCCCGCTTCCCAGAGCCTCTCCCGCTGCAGCATCCCATTCCCAGTCTGAAAGATGCTCTGGAAAAG GTGGATGTTTTGCTTCGCCACAGCATCAATCCCATCAGCCTCCCCGCTCTTTCATCTATTGTCATTCTCAACGACACTGTTTTGTGGACCGGCAATTTTGGCAAAAGAAACAGCTCAGACGCATTTTCGGGACCCCCCAATGAGTACACCATCTACAG AATTGCCAGCCTATCCAAAATCTTTCCCACTTTAATGTTGTACCGGCTGTGGGAGGAGGGAAAAATCAGCTCCTTGGATGACCCTCTGGAGAAGTATGTGGAGAACTTCACAATCAAGAACCCCATGGGGAAGACACGGGACTCTGAGCTCAAATACGTGACAGATGGTTTGATCTTTCTGGACAGTGGCGAGGTTCCCATCCGCTCCTCCTCAGTGACGCTGCGCAGGATGGCCAGCCAGCTCTCTG GCTTGCCCAGAAGACTCAGAGCCACAAACCTCCTTTGGAAAGGAAAAACTCAATCTGCGATAAACCTCTTGCAAGATGACGTACTCGTGGCCGACCCCGGAACCAA ATGTCACTACAGCAACCTGGCCTTCTCGCTGCTGGCTCACGTGATGGCCGAGCGTGTGGTCAGCGTGGACTACCAGCGCTGGATCACAGACAACATCCTGGACCGTCTGGGCATGGAGGACACCGGCTTCGACATCACACCGGGCCTCCAGGGTCAGGTGGCAGTGGGTGTCTACTCCAATGGAAAGCCCGCCCCGCTCTATGACTTGGGCTGGTACCGACCGTCAGGCCAGATGTTCTCTACCGCGGCGGATTTGGCCAAGCTCGCCATGATGCTGCTAGGAGCTTATCACCGCAAGCTTCTGGAGCCTGACTCCTTGAAGATTATGCTCACACCTCTCTTCAGGTGCGATAAGGACTACTTCGCCAACCGCACAGGGACGCCGTGGGAGGTGAATGAGCTGCTGGGATATGAGGTGGTCCGTAAAGACGGTGATCTGGACGGCTACTCGGCCACGTTCTCCCTAGTGCCCCGATTAAAGCTGGGCCTAGTGGTGCTGATGGCTGGGAGCAGGTCCCAGAAGCAGGATGTGGTGGCCAAAGTTTACCAGCAAATCATCCCTGCTGTAGAAAATGCCTTCAGGGAGGCCAAGAGGGTGCTTGTTGCACCCCCAAACCCAGAAGCCTATGTGGGTTTCTTCACCTACAGCAACATCACCTTCTATGAGATCAAAGCCGGGTCGGACGGTGTTCTGATCATGCAGCAGTTTGGCCCTCAAATTGAAGAGCTGATTCCAGAAAAGTACCGGACGATAAAGCTCAACTACCTGGTGGAGCGTGTCTTCAGGGTGGTGTTCGAAAGGGAGTACCCTTGCGTTCTCAGAGTCAGTTCGGCCTCTGTGTCCTTGGAGGCCCAAGATGGACAATTATTTAATTTCTACACGTACGACAAGCGAGGCTTGTCGCCCGGTTTTGACGCGCCGGGGCTGAACACGTACAATGTGGTGCGTATAGCCCGCAAGCCGTCCTTCTCCAGCTGA